The DNA sequence TCCAGGCTTTATGATTCGGCATAAGAATATTAACCGTGTCGGTCTTACCATTATTTAGATATGGTTCACCGCTAAGAATATTTAGGGAACTGTCAATTGGCGTATCTTTTCTGTTTCCTGATTGCAGAAGTTTTCCATCAAGCAGATCCTGCCCTGTCAGATTCATTACATCCTGCCAATTGTAATAGTTTAAACCTTTATTTTTCAAAGCCTTTGCTCCACGATTAAAGGTCTCTTGTTTGAGCTGAAGTAAATCATTCTTATCTCCGAAAAATGGCATTGCCATAACTCTAACAAATATTTCTTCATTGGATAATTTTTCAATTGTATCCAAGCGTTTTTTTATGGAAGGAGTATATAGTTCTAAGTTACGCAATTGATTTTCATATGGAGTGGAGAAGCTAATTTCAACTTGAACCATCTCTTTCATTTCTTTCAGCTTGTCCAGGTGATTTAATATCAAATGACTTTTGGTAAGAATGTGAAGCATCCATTTATTTCCATTGTTCCAATGCTTTTGAAAAATATTTAATATCTCCAGTAAGGTATCAGTTTGATTTTGTTTTCTGATTTCTGTGAACAACTGAGGGAGATAATAATCGCTATGTTCGTTGATCTGCACTCTCTTTAAGTGCTGAGGTAGTATTGAATATTTTGTTAACTCTTTGTCTAGTTGTTCTGGAACACCCAAGCGAACCGTAACCTCCTCAAAAAAACTATCACGTTTATATTTAATTAATTTGCAAAGGCAAATTGGAGAGTAGCAAAACTTGCAGCAGAAAAAACATCCCATAGTAGGATTAAGAGTAAAAGGAAATCCATAAGGATAGATTCCACTGCCTTGAGCACTAAGTGCTGAACTTGCACCGGGTTTGAAAGTAACTTTTATATTTCTTGTCATTTTTAATCTCCTAATTAAATTAAGGCGGGTTTTCCCCGCCCCTGATTTAAACTTGAATGTAATAATTAAAATAAATATTGTGTGGAACCACTAATAATATTAACTCAATCCTTCTCATCTACCTAGATTATTTTTTTCCAACCACTTAAATGAATAGCCGGAAAAGTTTCTTCATCTACAACTTGAAGTCCATTATAGAATTCAATCCAAACACTGTCATCCTTAACTTTATCTAAATCAGCTTTTCCTAGTAATTTTAATTTATGAACATATGGTTCAAAAGGATCAGAACTAATTGCTTTTTTATCATATTCGGTTCTCACTATTAAATAGTGCTTTGGAATTTGAAGTAATGAATTAGGTTTTCTTGAATATGCTTCAAATGCAATAATATCATAATCAATTTTTAGATCGTATTGTAGCGTACTCTCCTTATTGATCATTAACTGCCTGTATAATTTTGTCCTTGTGCTTATTTCATTCCAAACTGGAATGATTATGGGGGGTATAACTGAAATTTTCACCTGAGTGTCCTTATTATAATTGATTGTATTTATTAAATGTGTAATACAGATAATGTTCATCTGCAAAATCATCTTGGGTCTCGACTCCAAAGTCATTTACACTATATCGTGGAATAAAACGTTATCACCTTCTTGAACTCGAAGGGGTCCAGAGTATACTGGAATTGTAAGAAGAAGTTTATAAACCATCTTCTTATAATTTCGTGTAATTGTTGAAAGTGTAGTACAAATATTCTTCATCTGTCATCATATCTGCGATTTCAATAAAAAAAGATTTTACCTCAAATCTTGGTGTAAAGCGAAAATAATTTGTGGTAAAATTTCCATTAGACACAGATTTCCAAAGTTGCCATTGCCCAATAATTTTTTTATAGCCTGTTTATCATTCCAGATAATCACAGCACCTTCAGGGGTATCAGTGCCTGCAATGAAATGTTGAATGGATGTAATAGATTTTCCATTCATAATTCTATCTGCAAGCTTTTTTTCGTCAGGTTGAGTAATATCCAACTCCATTACCAATTGGGCTTTGTGTAATCCTGTCCCAAAAACAATTTTCATTTGTTATTCCTATTAAGTTTGGGTCAATCGTCAATCCCGGTTATTATACTTCTATTAGTTATCTTGATCATTTTCACGATCTATTTTCTCTCCTGTATGCAAATCATAAAAAAGTTCCCAAACACAAAAGTCTTCATCCATTCCTGGAATTCTAACCTTTTCACCTTGCAATAGCTGCTTACATATTCCTAGCTTTGCGTTTTCATCAAGCATATTAATAACGCACTCTTCTGCAGCCCGAGCTGCATAAAATGGAGATCCATCACCATCCGCATACAATCCTGTAATACCTGCCATAACTGCTACTGCGACATTTTCTTCTTCGTCTGAAATTTTCCAATCGAACAACGCATTGTTAAGGTCAATTACCTCTTGTCTTAATTCCTGATCTATCATTGTATTATTCCTTAAATAGTTAATTTTAATGCAGCCCTACCTGAGCAGAGCTGCTATGAATTAATTTGCCCTTATAATTTTGAGCTGTTGTTTTTCTTTTGATCGTCACCATACTGATACACAACACCAGAGTGTATATCGGTTTTGTCCAAGCCTAAATCATCCCATAGTTCTGGATTCTCTGAACCTAATCCCAGTTTAACAGAAGGAACAGACTTTAACTCATCTTGAATAACCTGGTATATTTTTAAGCGTTCGTCCTTGCTGTAACGCCATCTCTTATCCCCGGGTTGTGGTGCAACTAGTTGTTGGTTGCGGGAAATTAAACCAGATTTTGGATGAACGTTTTTGATGTAGTTCTTCAATCTAGTTTTATAGCGAACTGTGCCGACTTTGATTTTACCTATTGCTGATAAATTGACTTCCTTCTTTAACCTCATTATCAATACACGGTAATCATCCTCGTAACCATCGTATTTAATGATGGGCTCTATAGCAATGAGTATCTGGTATCCACCCTTCTGAATGAGAGCGTTTATAGCTGCAATCATTTGACCCAGTGGTGACGAATCTAATTCATATTTCTGAGTAACATAATCTGTGTTGAGACTGAAAGTCACTTGCACCTGATTCCTCCCATCATATTTCAGAAGGTTGTGAATGTTTGCAGTCTTTGTTCTGAACTTGAAATTAAATTGAGGATCTCTTTGAACTATCTGCATCAATTCATCAATCTGATTAGTGATCGGATCTAATCCCAGCACATCAGAATATTCGCTGATATTAATCCATAAAGGATTCTTTGAATTCTCAGCATAGTAACTCGGGATTTCTTTTTTCAATTGCACAGACAGTTTTTGAGTTATAGGAATTCCCATCTTCAGGAAGAACTCTCTCAAATGCTTCTTCAAGAATTTTATTGCATCTTTATCTGTGGTTACTGCTGAATGCTTTTTAAGTACTTCCCTTCTGATAGTATTATCACAGATATCTTTAAACTTTTCCGGGACCTTATCCAGCGGAGTTTTCAGATAAAAAGAAATTGCACTCCATAGGGTAAGTGTCATCCTGTATACTAATCGCTCAGAAACAGCCTGAGCATAAAAGTTTTCTGTGTCCACATATACTCTGGTCCACGGAGTTCCTCTGCCTGAAACATCAAGATAGCAGAACAAGCATCGCAACGGACAGTGTGAAAGTATTTTACCCATTACCCCAAGATTTTCTGATATCCGTCCTGGAGAAGCAAAAACCTCCATAAATGGAGCTGAACGGGTACAGATAACTATGGTTTCTTTGAGGTAATTCTGCAGTGCTTTACCCTTTAAATTAGGACGCGGTGGTGTGTTGGTTGGGATGAAACTGATGATAACCTTGCGATAAAGTTTTTTAATACGGTTGATCATCTGTTGAGTACGCGGATATGGGAGAGCAGATTTGGAAACATATACTCTCTTGGGGGTGTATGTTTTAATGCGCATACCTAAAAAGCGCGCTATATAATTAATAATCTTTTTCATTTTATATCATATTTTTGTTTTAAATAATAATTTGAAAGAAATTTGAAGGGCAAAGGTGGTGATCTGCAATTTTGTGGTGAAACCATGCATAAATCTTGTCTACCGCATTCGATTGTCTTTATGCCATTGATTAACAATTTTCCAGTAAGACATTTTTCACTATCGACGAGTTGAAATCCCAGATTAGTTTGGGTTACTGAAAATAATTGATGTATATATTTAGAGTAATCAGAAAATGATTTTGTGGAAAGTAAAAAGGTGAGTTTAAAATAGAAAACACTTATACAGCTCAGATTTAATCCGCTGTTGTAAGTGTTGTAAATTATCTTACCGATCAACTTCAATATTTTATTCAAGATATGCATCGCACGCCTTCAACTTGTTCTGAACCCTACTCCTATTTTGTGGGTTCAGGAAGGATTAGCATTTAGCCTGAATAAATCAGAAATGATTTATCGGTAAAAATTAGAATGAACTAAGTATTGTGCTATTTTTCCAGCAAAAAATATACCGATAGAATTATTTTAATTTTAGCCAAGAAGGGAATGATCGAAAATGTAAAAAATGCGACAAGTAATAATTATTTGTCATTTTGACACAAACTATAATAAGATATGCCTTAGAGCGGTACAATTTGACTGTTAATTTAATCCAGTCCCTCGGCAGTATTTCTCTAGTCATCACTTCTCAAGTGTGCAAAGATCTTCATAGTTTTGATATCAGCGTGATCGAGCAGTTTACTCACTTCATAGATTGAAACTCCTTTCTGCACAAGCCAGGAAGCGAAAGTAAATCAAAGCGAAAACATTATTAACTATGATCTGATAAAATTGTTAAATTTAAAATGATAATTATACTTCATAGTTTACTATATGCCTTATAAACTCAATAAAATAATCCTCCAGCGTGATTGGGACTGGGGGTATGAGTCATATACTTATGATCTCAACACTGAAATCGATTTCCCCCTATTTGCATTTAGCCTACAAGCAAATTAAGGTTTTTGCTAATTACAAGAAATTTAATCTTTTCTAAATATTTCTGTTCATCCCTCTTGACTTCATGCCACTTGGCATCTATATTAAATAAAGGGGACAACCTTTCAAAATTGCCCTTTAATTTAAAATCGGTATAAGAAATATGGGTAGTGGTTTAGTTTTAAATGCTTTATGCCTACTAAAATGAAACTAGGTTCTCTATTCGTATAAGCTCAATTCAATAATCAATTATTAATAAATGGAAAGACAGTCTAACTATGATGACGTAGCACTTTTGAGTCTTACTAAAGCTGCTCAGATTATGCGCATTGGAAAGTCTCGTATTTATGATTTAATAAACACAAATAAAATAAAAATTGTCGACTTAAATGGAGTAATCCGAATACCTTACTTTGAAATAAGAAGGTGCCTGGAAGATCTAAGTGGATATACATATTATTCACAAAAATCTGTTGATCAAACTGCAACAAGTAAAAAAATTATTACTAATCCAAAGGATATAATGAATAAGATAAAGAAATCAGGGAATGGAAATGAATAATAAAAAAACAAAACATTTATATAAAAAGAATGGATTTTGGTTTGTTAGGTATAAACATCCAGCAGATAAAAGTTGGAAAGGAATAACGACAGGATTGCGAGATCTTGAAAAGAACTATGAGAAAGCTAAAATCTACAGAGATGAGTTTTTAGAAAATCTGAAGAAAATCGAAACACTTGAATTTAAAGAGGGAACTATTGAACAAGCTTTTGACAGGTTTAAAGAACTCAATTCCAATAAATCAAAATCAACACAAGCGACCTATGAGTATTTTTTCGATTATCTCAAAGAATACATTGATGTTTCCCAACCTTGCCTGGTAATTACTAAGCTGAAAAGTGAAGGATTTATATCATGGTTATTCAAAAAAGATGCTCTTGAACAGAATACTAAATATGGAATTCAAAAGAATTTCGTAAAGTTTCTGAACTTTTTATTTGAGTATGAGTACATACCTAAATTCTTCAAGCTTAATAAGGACGTTAGAATAAAACCGGCTGTCAAGGAACCAATCATATTTTCTAACAAGGATAGGAAGAAAATAATTTCAGAATTAGTCCCGCAAGAAAAAAATGAAAATTTCCAGTTAATGATTTACCTGCTAATGTATTCAGGTTTAAGACCGAGTGACATTATCAACCTTAAGGTTGACCAGATAGATTTGGAAAAAATGGAGATGCGATTTTATTCCTCGAAGACAGGTAATTGGTTTGTAAGGCCGATTCACAACAACATAAAAGAAATACTCTCTAAGAGCATAGAAGGTAAAAAATCAGAACGACTTTTTGACTATGCCGAAGTTAAAAATATGGGTAAAGCATTCCAGCGTTATTTATCTGATATTGGCCTCTCAGGTAAGGATTATGATTTAAGGACATTCAGAAAGGATTTTATTTCCAGAAGCCAGGAAGCAGGAGTTCCTATTAATGTTACAGCATCTTTAGTGGGCCATAGCAATATAAAAACCACAATGACTTACTATACAAAACTCTCATCAAATCACCTTAAAAAAGAACTAAAAAAACTAAAGTAGCAGACATTTTTGCTACCATTTTTGCTACCTACAAAATTCTTTAAAAAGTAAAAACCCTGTAAGTGTTTTACTTACAGGGCTTTATCTGGCGGGGCCGACGAGACTCGAACTCGCGACCTCCTGCGTGACAGGCAGGCGTTCTAACCAAGCTGAACTACGACCCCGTGGATAAAATCTCAAATAACAAAAGAAAAATTTCAAACCATATTGTTTGAAAAAAGCAGCCCAAATATATAGGCTGTTATCTCTAAAATCAATAAGAAATTTTTATTGAATCACTCAATTATTCATCACCGAAACTGATCCCGATTGCTCGCGCTGCAAGCACTGCCTGGTTATCGGGCTTGACTAATTTTTGCCTCGAAATTGCAGCTGCAATCTCGACTTCAACTATCTCATTTCCTCTTAGTGCAGCCATCTTTCCGTACTTTTTCTTTGCAGCAAGACCAATTGCGAATGCACCAAATTTTGTTGATAGAATTCTGTCAAATGGTGTTGGACTACCTCCTCGCTGCAAATGACCTAAAACAGTCACGCGAGTTTCCCTGCCGGTATTTTTCTCAATATTGTCAGCGACTACTTTTCCAATTCCGCCAAGCTGAATCGGATCTGTCCTTTTTACATCAGTTCCTTTTGTAACAAGCTGACCGCCAATTGGCTTTGCACCTTCAGCTACGCAGACGAGACTAAACCTTTTTCCCTGCAATTCTCTTTTATGAATTTTATCATAAACACTTTCCCATGAAAATGGGAATTCAGGAATAAGGATTAAATCAGCTCCTCCTGCTAATCCACCATGAAGAGCGATCCATCCGGCATATCTTCCCATTACTTCGACAACGATAACCCGATGATGTGATGATGCAGTTGTGTGTAAACGGTCCAATGCCTCGGAGACAACAAACACCGCAGAATCATGACCGAATGTCATATCGGTAGCATCCAGATCATTATCTATTGTCTTAGGAACTCCAACAATGTTAATTCCCATATCCATTAATTTTTTACAGATGTGCATCGTACCATCACCGCCAATCGCAATTACTGCATCCAGATCAAGTGCTTTGTAATTTCTCAATACGTTCTGTGATTTATCAAGAATCTCAATCTTTCCTTCCTTTTCAACGGGCCAATGAAACGGATCACCTTTATTTGAGGAACCGAGAATTGTTCCGCCACGTGACAATATTCCTGACACATCTTCATTTCTAAGCTCAATAGTTTTTCCTTCGACAAACCCTTCGAAACCATCGAGTATTCCATATACCGTCATACCATGATCCTGAGCTGGCTTTGTAACGCCGCGAATGACTGCATTTAAACCCGGACAATCACCGCCGCCGGTCAAAATTCCAATCTTCCTGACCTCTAAATTTTTACCCATTTTTTTCCTTATTGATTAAACACTTTGCGGGAAGTTTTGAAGTGCAACTTAACTAGTTTCTTTACGACTTCATCCCCATATTTTTCAACTAGCTTTCTGGATGCCAATTCAACATCAACAGAAGCTCCTTTAGGTATTTCAAATTTAAGCTTTTTGCTTTGATTCTTAAACCATTTAATTATTACCTCACGAGCCAGGATTGAAGCAGCTGCAACTGCCATAAATCTTTCACCTTTTGTAACCTGATTAAGATTTATTGACCTGCCTTTTTGCTGTAATGAATCTATAATGATTTTCTCATTCCCGAATTTATCGCTGATTACGTATTCAGCATTACATTTATGCAATAGATTTTCTATAACTTTTGCATGTGCCCAACCCATCATCAGATTCAGATTTCCCATTTTCTCATAAAGCTCGTTGTACTTTTCAGGATTAATGATAATCAAATCATAAATTAGGTCAGGAAGCTTTACTAATTCAGAGGCAAGCTGACTTGTTTGGGTATCACTAAGTTCTTTGCTGTCTTTTATTCCAATTTGCTTTAGGTAAGCAGAGAGATTTGGATTAATATAAACTCCCGCGATTACAAGCGGACCAAAAAAATCACCTTTGCCGGATTCATCTGTACCTATGTATGGATATGATGGTTCGCATTCAGTTTTCTCTTCTACTATTAATCGTTCGCCAAAAATCAAATCACTCACTTTCTTATAAATTTTCAAGTCTTTGTTGCCCTGAAGAACAATTTTGTTCCCTTTCTTTCCAAAGAAAACATGCAATGAAATTTTTTCATTACCGGTGCTTATAAATACCTGGTATGAATATTCATTCTTTATTGGCTCAGTAACTGTAAATTTTTCTTTTATGAGATGACGACTATAACGTGATATTATATTCAGTGCGGTATTTTCTTGTGAGTTCACTTCGAGTTAGTTTATTAACGATTACTTGATAATAATAAATTATTGTGTGCGAATATCCACAAATTAGTTTTCTTTTCAAATTTAAGTGACTGATGCATTGACAAATGGCTTTGCATATTGTAGCTTAAGCCAGTAAGAATTTTTGATTATTAATCAACAAACTCTGAAAGAAAATGAAATCGATAACAATAATTAGTATAATATGTTTTATAGGCGTTGCAATGTTCGCACAGACAAATTTGAATTCAAATTTGACAGATGAAGAAATAAATGAGCTTACATCAAAACTCGCTATGAAACTTTTACTTAACGATTCGCAAAAATCTGCGATTTCGGGATTGCTAAAAACTTATGGAACTGAACTTCAAAAAATAACTGCAGGTTCCGGGGAAATCAGATTCAAGGATAAGCAAGATCTTATTTCTTCAATTAATTCTCAGGTTGAATCTCTTCTTGATTCGAAGCAAAAAATGAAATTCGACGTCCTGGAAAAAGATTGGTGGAGTTCTGTAAATGCAGAGGAAAGCGATTAAAAATTAATTGGGGGGAAATATTATCTATTAGTCTTTAATAAATATTTACATTACTATTGACAGGGGTCTGCATTCCAGGTATTTAATCCCTTAAACTTAACTTTTGGCCCTTTCAAAGGGTTCTCCCCTGCCCTTTGAAGCAAAAGGGTCGCGCCCAGTGTTTCCCCAACACTGGGTCGTTTTTTTTAAAATGGTTTATTGATAAAATTCAGATTAGAATTTAAGCAGTGAAGCACATTTAATTATTGCGGTTTCACTTCTTAGCCGGTTTGAAGATAATGAGAAATGGTTTTCGAGATTTACTTTTTCCATTTCGAGTTTATCGAAGCCGCCTTCAGGACCAAATAAAAAGTATACTGCTTCATTCGGATCCACATCACCTTCAAAAATTTTTGTTGATTTCTGATCGAACAAAATTTTCCGTCCTTCGTAACTAACAATGTCATTAAATGTAGCTGTGATTAGTTTTGGAAAAAATGCTCTTAACGATTGCTTCATTGCTGCAAGCGTAGTCTTTTGAAGTTTTTCCGGATTAACCTTTTTTGAAATTGTATATCTCGAAGTGAATAGTATAAAATTAGTAATCCCAAGTTCGACACATTTTTCAATTGCAAACTTAAGACGATCAACATTTTTTAATGAAGGGATACAAAACCAGATATTTTTATAATGATTATTAAACTGCTGGATATCTATAATTTTTGCAGATAATTCTGATTTAGTGATTCGGATTATTTCTGATCTGAATACGGTCCCTTCTCCATTCGTGACATACAAAGAATCATCCACAGAATGACGCATTACATTTACCGCGTGATGAAATTCTTCACCGGAAAGAGTTAATTCTCCAGTTTGAATTAATTCAGGTGGAGTAAAATATAATTCTATATCAGAAAGAAGCTCCAAGATCAAATATCCATTCAGTTTGTCCGTTATCGTTTATCGCAAACTCAAGTCTGCATATGAAATAAGGAAGAAGCAAAAATGAAAGACCAGTTCCATATCCAGTATTAAAATCCTTAATCTTCAAAGGATCACCGGAATTTCTTGTTATACCTGTATCACCAAACAATCCGGCAATAATCGCCACACGATATGATAAAAGAGAATTTGGAAGCAACGGAATCCAATAAAGATTTATTCTTGTTTCTTCAATGATTGGATAGTTAATCTCAACTGAGCCTAAAAATCTATCGTTGCCTTCGCTCTCACCATTTTGAAAATATCCGCGAACCCGGTCAGAATATCCAAGATAAGAATAATCGTAATAAGGTACGTTCTCACCGGCAGTATGCCTTAAAGAAATACGCCACTTTGCTGTAAACTTTTCAATAATTTTTCTGTACTCTCTGAAATCAAGATCAGCGACCCGATAATTAATTCCGTTTATTCCTAAACCTTTAAACTCTAAACCAATGAGAGTGTAAATTCCATTAGAGGCATACAAAGTCAGATCACGTGTGTCATATACATAGCTCGCACCAAGCACAACAGTTCTATCAATATTGCTTTCTGAAGCATTGACTCCTTCAAGATAAAATGGAGTTTCAACATAATCAAATCCTGATCTCAAATAAGTCCAATGATAATTTCCAAACCGCTTGCCAAGCTGAACTCGTGAAGTAAAAATTTTTTGTTCGAATTGAGCACCATAGAGTTGTTCAGCCTGACTGCTTTTATTTGTGGCTGTACTATATCCTAAGCGTATTTGAAAATTCAGATTCTGATCGTAAGATATGTTCGGATTGAAATATGAAAATCCAAAAGAGGGATCATACCCGAGTGAAAAAAAACCACTCAATGTTTCATTCCTTCCTCTGAAATTAAGAAGCGAAACGGATAGTCCATAAGATACTTTTTCCCAGTCCTTATCTTTTAATGTAACAAAAGGCAGCGGATAAATGTACCAGCTTTCTTCGATTAGAATTTCAAGTACGTTTATATCATTCAACCTAAATGGAATAAGTTTAACTTCGTTGAATATTCTTAAACTGTAAATTCGTTCGCGGTTATAAGTCGCTAAATGATGATCAAGAGTATCGCCGACTCCGAAGGTCAATTCTCTTAGGATAATAAAATCTTCAGTAATATCATTGCCAGTAATGAATATTGAATCGACGACAATGTCATATTCACCTTC is a window from the bacterium genome containing:
- a CDS encoding helix-turn-helix domain-containing protein — encoded protein: MERQSNYDDVALLSLTKAAQIMRIGKSRIYDLINTNKIKIVDLNGVIRIPYFEIRRCLEDLSGYTYYSQKSVDQTATSKKIITNPKDIMNKIKKSGNGNE
- a CDS encoding site-specific integrase; protein product: MNNKKTKHLYKKNGFWFVRYKHPADKSWKGITTGLRDLEKNYEKAKIYRDEFLENLKKIETLEFKEGTIEQAFDRFKELNSNKSKSTQATYEYFFDYLKEYIDVSQPCLVITKLKSEGFISWLFKKDALEQNTKYGIQKNFVKFLNFLFEYEYIPKFFKLNKDVRIKPAVKEPIIFSNKDRKKIISELVPQEKNENFQLMIYLLMYSGLRPSDIINLKVDQIDLEKMEMRFYSSKTGNWFVRPIHNNIKEILSKSIEGKKSERLFDYAEVKNMGKAFQRYLSDIGLSGKDYDLRTFRKDFISRSQEAGVPINVTASLVGHSNIKTTMTYYTKLSSNHLKKELKKLK
- a CDS encoding ATP-dependent 6-phosphofructokinase produces the protein MGKNLEVRKIGILTGGGDCPGLNAVIRGVTKPAQDHGMTVYGILDGFEGFVEGKTIELRNEDVSGILSRGGTILGSSNKGDPFHWPVEKEGKIEILDKSQNVLRNYKALDLDAVIAIGGDGTMHICKKLMDMGINIVGVPKTIDNDLDATDMTFGHDSAVFVVSEALDRLHTTASSHHRVIVVEVMGRYAGWIALHGGLAGGADLILIPEFPFSWESVYDKIHKRELQGKRFSLVCVAEGAKPIGGQLVTKGTDVKRTDPIQLGGIGKVVADNIEKNTGRETRVTVLGHLQRGGSPTPFDRILSTKFGAFAIGLAAKKKYGKMAALRGNEIVEVEIAAAISRQKLVKPDNQAVLAARAIGISFGDE
- the rnhC gene encoding ribonuclease HIII, which encodes MNSQENTALNIISRYSRHLIKEKFTVTEPIKNEYSYQVFISTGNEKISLHVFFGKKGNKIVLQGNKDLKIYKKVSDLIFGERLIVEEKTECEPSYPYIGTDESGKGDFFGPLVIAGVYINPNLSAYLKQIGIKDSKELSDTQTSQLASELVKLPDLIYDLIIINPEKYNELYEKMGNLNLMMGWAHAKVIENLLHKCNAEYVISDKFGNEKIIIDSLQQKGRSINLNQVTKGERFMAVAAASILAREVIIKWFKNQSKKLKFEIPKGASVDVELASRKLVEKYGDEVVKKLVKLHFKTSRKVFNQ
- a CDS encoding 16S rRNA (uracil(1498)-N(3))-methyltransferase; its protein translation is MELLSDIELYFTPPELIQTGELTLSGEEFHHAVNVMRHSVDDSLYVTNGEGTVFRSEIIRITKSELSAKIIDIQQFNNHYKNIWFCIPSLKNVDRLKFAIEKCVELGITNFILFTSRYTISKKVNPEKLQKTTLAAMKQSLRAFFPKLITATFNDIVSYEGRKILFDQKSTKIFEGDVDPNEAVYFLFGPEGGFDKLEMEKVNLENHFSLSSNRLRSETAIIKCASLLKF
- a CDS encoding BamA/TamA family outer membrane protein, with protein sequence MHSKLKKFKLKPSIKNILKYFLYRKMKSSSIKGIIFLTLFPFFLQAQSDTLFYEGEYDIVVDSIFITGNDITEDFIILRELTFGVGDTLDHHLATYNRERIYSLRIFNEVKLIPFRLNDINVLEILIEESWYIYPLPFVTLKDKDWEKVSYGLSVSLLNFRGRNETLSGFFSLGYDPSFGFSYFNPNISYDQNLNFQIRLGYSTATNKSSQAEQLYGAQFEQKIFTSRVQLGKRFGNYHWTYLRSGFDYVETPFYLEGVNASESNIDRTVVLGASYVYDTRDLTLYASNGIYTLIGLEFKGLGINGINYRVADLDFREYRKIIEKFTAKWRISLRHTAGENVPYYDYSYLGYSDRVRGYFQNGESEGNDRFLGSVEINYPIIEETRINLYWIPLLPNSLLSYRVAIIAGLFGDTGITRNSGDPLKIKDFNTGYGTGLSFLLLPYFICRLEFAINDNGQTEWIFDLGASF